CGTATATTTGAGGAAAGAAAATTAGTGTGAAACCTACTTATAGTCAAATAGAAGAAGAGCTGGAAAAGCTGAAAGCGGTACTTCGCATATTCATAGATGGTGCTTCCCTTGAAACCATCGGCTCTGCTTCTGGTTTGGATCTGGAGCTGCGCACACTGCAACGGAGATTGGCAAGCCTGGTCAGTCAGGGGCAGGCAAGAACCACGGGAATCAAACGTTCAACCAGGTATTATCCTGTTTTTTCTGAAATGATCGTTGCCGAAGACGAGGTGAAGTATATTACCACAAAGGATCAGAGCCAGGTTTACCTGAGTGTGAACAGTCAACAGATACTGGCATCCGTATCACAACCAATTGCCAAACGCAGGGCCATTGGTTATGATCGTAAATTCCTGGAATCCTACAAACCCAATTTCACCGGTTATCTTACAAAAGAAGAGAAAGAAAAGCTGGCAAAAACCGGTAAAACCAACAGTGACAATCAGCCAGCGGGTACCTATGCACGTGAGATCCTCAACAGATTGCTCATAGATCTTTCCTGGAACTCCAGCCGGCTGGAAGGAAATACTTATTCACTCCTGGATACCGAGCGCCTGATCGCATTTGGGGAAGTGGCAGAGCACAAGTCGGCACTGGAAGCGCAGATGATCATCAATCACAAGGAAGCCATTGAATTCCTGGTACAGTCATCACCGGATATCGGTTTCAACCGGTATACCATTTTGAACCTTCATGGATTGCTTTCCAATAACCTGCTGCCCAATCCTGCAGCATCGGGGAGGCTTCGAACCCTGGGTGTGAGCATTGGCAAATCTGTGTTCACTCCACTGGCTATTCCGCAACTGATTGAGGCCATGTTCAATACTATCCTGGAAAAAACTATCCAGATCAAAGATCCGTTTGAACAGGCATTCTTTCTGATGGTGCAGCTGCCTTACCTGCAGCCTTTTGATGATGTGAACAAACGCGTATCGAGGCTGGCTGCCAATATTTCATTGAACCGGCATAATCTCTCGCCATTATCATTCGTGGATGTTCCCAATGATCTTTACACGCAGAGTATGCTGGCAATATATGAGCTCAATAAAGTGGAGCCTTTGAAGGAATTGTTCATGTGGGCATACGAAAGGTCTGCATTGCGCTATGCAGCCATACAGCAATCACTCGGGGATCCTGATCCTTTCAAGCTGAGATACAGGAATACCATTCGTACTTTAATTGCAGATGTTATTTCACAGGCTGCCTCCAGAACAGCCACAGGAAAGATGATTGAAGAAAGAGCCAGGCTGCTTCCTTTGGCAGACAGGTCTCAATTTGTGAATGTGATTGAAACCGAACTGCTCTCACTGCATGAAGGAAATTTTGCACGCTACTTTGTAAGTCCTGCTGAATTTGCGAAATGGAGGAAAGCCTGGAAACGATAGGCAATCTTACTTCTTCGCTGCATACTTTGTGGAAGTGGTCCGCTTGCCTTTCGTTTTCTTCGATGCAGATTTGGAAGCATAAACAGCGGAACTTTTCTTCTTCACAACCGGCGATTTCTTTCTTACAGGAGCAGCTGTTTTAACCACTGCTTCTTCGTCGCCTTCATCCAGCCCCTGCATGTAATCACCGAAGATATCGGCCATCTCACGGACCTTATAGATCTTCTTGCTGTCGTTATTGCAAAGCGCGATGATAGTGGTGTTCTCGTCAATCAGGCGATAGAACGCAGTTCTGTTGCCATGCCACCAGCCGTTGTGGTAGATCAGTTTCTTACCATTCTTAAGCACATACATTCTCCAGCCGAGGCCATAGTTATGTGTGCCCGGCTTTTCGTTGGAGTAGGGCGTATAGGCTGCTTCCAGGGTTGCCTGGTTGAAGAACCTTCCGCTGCGCAGGGCCTCGTCCCATTTCATCAGGTCGCGGGGGGTGGAGTAGATGTTCTTGTCGCCATACACCAGGTCAAGGAAATCCAGCGGATATAGCTTGCCGTTATTGAAGTAGGAAGGAAGATAATGATTCGCATAGGCATTGGTGAAAACATAAGTGTCTTTCATGCCGATGCTGTCGAAGAAAGTTTGTTTGAGGTAATCGCCATAGAACATGCCGGTCACTTTTTCGATCATGAGTGCCAGCAGGGCGTAGTTGGTATTACTGTAGCTAAAGCCCCTGTTGGGTGTGCCACAGGGGATCTGCTTTCTTTTGGCGATAAGAAAATCCAGCACATCCTGGTTACTGATCTGTTTGTGGCGATCCCACCCCATACTGCCCATGTAGTGATCATACTTTGGAATGCCGCTGCGATGGTTGAGCAGCATGCGTACCGTTACGCCGCTGAGCGGAAATCCGGTAAGGTAGGTTCCCACGCTGTCATCGATATTGATCTTTCCTTCTTCCCAGAGCTTACACACGGCCATGCCGGTGAATGTTTTGGAAACGGATGCCAGGTGAATGGGAGTATGTGCGTGGATACTGTCAGCAGGAATGCGGGGATTGGCATATCCGCCATATTTCTCATAAATGATCTCACCATCTTTGGCAACAAGTATGCTGCCATTGAAACCATTCTTGTAATTGGTATCAACAAACTGTTTTACTTTATCCAGGTACAGATCTCTGTTACGCGATGTATTGGAGATCGCGCTGGTCAGAGCTGTTTGCGTTGCTTTATTCTCTAATGCTTCCTTGTCTGTTACATGACCGCAGCTGAATGCGAAAACCAGTAACGGAACGAGCCTTGTTACGTTCTTCAAAAGGGTGTCTGTTTTGAATAGGTTATTGAGCGGCAAAAGTACAACAAACGAACAATCGTTCAGTTATGCAATCCGTTTTTTCCGTTTCAAATTTAAGGGACATCTTTGCAAACCTGAACCAAAACTCATTTGTTTTTCCTCATGTGCCATAGGCAATAACGCAAAAGAGAAGCCAACCATATATGACTGACAAAAAAAATACAAGCTACCCCAAGGAAAAAGTGAACATCCTGTTCCTGGAGAACATCAGCGACAAAGCCGTGAAACACTTTACAGAAGCAGGTTACGCCTCCGTAAAGAAACTCAGCGGCGCCCTTTCGGAAGAAGAACTGATCAAGGCAGTGAAAGACGTGCATCTGCTCGGAATCCGCTCCAAGTCACAGATCACACCGGCTGTACTGGATGCCGCCAAAAAGCTCCAGGCCATCGGTTGTTTCTGTATCGGTGTGAACCAGGTAGACCTGCAATCCGCAACAGAACATGGTGTAGTTGTATTCAATGCTCCTTATTCCAATACCCGCTCCGTAGCTGAATTGGTGATAGGTTTGTCTGTTATGCTGATCCGCCGCATCCCGGACAAGAACAAGGCTGCGCACGAAGGCGTCTGGAACAAAGATGCCAAGGGCAGTTTTGAGCTCCGCGGAAAAACGCTGGGCATCATCGGTTATGGAAATATCGGATCGCAGGTGAGTGTACTGGCGGAAGCGCTCGGTATGAAAGTGATCTTCTATGATGCAGTTACCAAGCTCCCCCTGGGCAATGCCGTTGCCAAAAGAACGTTAAAGGATGTATTGAATCAGGCGGATATTGTAACCTTGCATGTTCCCGATAACGATTCAACCAGGAACCTGATCAATAAAACCACTCTCAAACATTTGAAGAAAGGAGCGATCCTGCTCAACTATGCAAGAGGCGAAGTGGTGGACCTGGATGCACTGGCAAACGCTATTAAAGAAGGACAGGTTGGTGGCGCTGCCATTGACGTGTTCCCCTGGGAGCCTGAAAAGAATGGCGACAAATTCACGTCACCACTCATGGGCCTGCCCAACGTGATTCTCACCCCGCATATCGGCGGTTCTACCGAGGAAGCACAGATGAATATCGGGGACGATGTGAGCAACAAACTTTTCCAGTTCCTTGAAATGGGCGTCACCATTGGTTCCCATACGGTACCATCTCTCAGCCTGCCGCCGCAGGAAGGCACA
This portion of the Pseudobacter ginsenosidimutans genome encodes:
- a CDS encoding Fic family protein; this encodes MKPTYSQIEEELEKLKAVLRIFIDGASLETIGSASGLDLELRTLQRRLASLVSQGQARTTGIKRSTRYYPVFSEMIVAEDEVKYITTKDQSQVYLSVNSQQILASVSQPIAKRRAIGYDRKFLESYKPNFTGYLTKEEKEKLAKTGKTNSDNQPAGTYAREILNRLLIDLSWNSSRLEGNTYSLLDTERLIAFGEVAEHKSALEAQMIINHKEAIEFLVQSSPDIGFNRYTILNLHGLLSNNLLPNPAASGRLRTLGVSIGKSVFTPLAIPQLIEAMFNTILEKTIQIKDPFEQAFFLMVQLPYLQPFDDVNKRVSRLAANISLNRHNLSPLSFVDVPNDLYTQSMLAIYELNKVEPLKELFMWAYERSALRYAAIQQSLGDPDPFKLRYRNTIRTLIADVISQAASRTATGKMIEERARLLPLADRSQFVNVIETELLSLHEGNFARYFVSPAEFAKWRKAWKR
- a CDS encoding serine hydrolase domain-containing protein, yielding MKNVTRLVPLLVFAFSCGHVTDKEALENKATQTALTSAISNTSRNRDLYLDKVKQFVDTNYKNGFNGSILVAKDGEIIYEKYGGYANPRIPADSIHAHTPIHLASVSKTFTGMAVCKLWEEGKINIDDSVGTYLTGFPLSGVTVRMLLNHRSGIPKYDHYMGSMGWDRHKQISNQDVLDFLIAKRKQIPCGTPNRGFSYSNTNYALLALMIEKVTGMFYGDYLKQTFFDSIGMKDTYVFTNAYANHYLPSYFNNGKLYPLDFLDLVYGDKNIYSTPRDLMKWDEALRSGRFFNQATLEAAYTPYSNEKPGTHNYGLGWRMYVLKNGKKLIYHNGWWHGNRTAFYRLIDENTTIIALCNNDSKKIYKVREMADIFGDYMQGLDEGDEEAVVKTAAPVRKKSPVVKKKSSAVYASKSASKKTKGKRTTSTKYAAKK
- the serA gene encoding phosphoglycerate dehydrogenase, with the translated sequence MTDKKNTSYPKEKVNILFLENISDKAVKHFTEAGYASVKKLSGALSEEELIKAVKDVHLLGIRSKSQITPAVLDAAKKLQAIGCFCIGVNQVDLQSATEHGVVVFNAPYSNTRSVAELVIGLSVMLIRRIPDKNKAAHEGVWNKDAKGSFELRGKTLGIIGYGNIGSQVSVLAEALGMKVIFYDAVTKLPLGNAVAKRTLKDVLNQADIVTLHVPDNDSTRNLINKTTLKHLKKGAILLNYARGEVVDLDALANAIKEGQVGGAAIDVFPWEPEKNGDKFTSPLMGLPNVILTPHIGGSTEEAQMNIGDDVSNKLFQFLEMGVTIGSHTVPSLSLPPQEGTHRILHVHRNVPGVLSEINTTLSKNNINILGQYLKTNDEIGYVVLDVDRKISNTAFQLLKDVKETIKVRLLY